AAAATAAGTATATagatgaaccttgtaaaatgcaTGAATATGTAAATTAAGAAACAGAATCCTGGGTTAAGTATCGAGTCCTTAATGCTTTAAATTAAGAAGCATCTGATACTCATGATTACTTGATCCATGTTGCCGAAAATTTCCATGTTTTGGTTTGCAGTTTATTTGAGTATTAAACGAATGTATCTAACGTAtcagaaaaatgtaaaaatgCCAAATGAAGTACCTTAAATTTGGTAAATGATAGTTTGAAAAATGATGAATGGTCTAAAAGTCGAGTTGTACGGTGCGATTCATACTGGTTTGTGAGGTTGCCTCGATGACGTAGCTTATTTAATTCAGTATTGGCGGTGTTGTTTTTCCATGGTTTTGTATCGCCGAAGGAAACAACAGTAAACTAAGAACTATAGAGACCGAATGGAGAGAACTGAGATATTCTTCAGCCGGTATGCTAGAGCGTTGTTTTTTATAGTCTCAAAAGGATAATTGGCCATTAAAGGGAACATTAATATGCCTACGGTTACAGAAGTTTCAAACAACATGCAAAAGAAACCGACATGAAGTTGTATTGTTCGGGTTTTAATGCTCTAAATACGTTTGTTAAAACCACTTTGAATTCTTTGAACTCTAATTTTATATTGAGTACATTTAAATACACACCGGTACACATGAATTTCCAAACTCAATAATTAAGTTTGGTTAAATACACTAGGATAAATTTTATTGTTAAACCAACACTCAAGCATTAATTAAATAACTTTTTAATTTCCATAAATTTctcaaattgttttttttttaaggaaAATTTCATTCACCAAAAAAGCGCACAATTGGCCCTCAAAGCAAGGACTAACCTGTGACCCGGAAAAAAACAACTCAATCCAGGGGATACACATACCAATTAGACCAATCTACATCTTTCCATCTAGACCTATTACAAATCCAAAAGAAAGTCGTGTACTTGATAGTCTCAAAGATCTCTATCGGCCTTCGATGCTTGTTGTTAAAGATGCGATTGTTGCGCTCATTCCAAATAGTCCACATGGCCGTGTACACAATACCTCTCAGAACTTTCTTTGCTTTCTTGGTCAACAATTGGGCTTCCGGTATCTTCACAACATCTGCAACATCAAAGAGGAGATTTGGAGATAAACGGCACCACTTCTCAATTCTATACCATACTTCTTGGGCGAACGAACAACCCGTGAATATGTGTAACTCCGTTTCTAATTCAGGTTGGCAGAATGCACAACAAGTATGATGGGGTCGAACACCTCGTTTTATAAATTCTGCAATTGTAGGTAGCCGATTTAATGTCGCCCTCCAAACCATAACCTTACACTTGAGTGGAACCCAAGCCTTCCACTTTATCTTCGAACTTTGACCAGCCATAATCGAATCTGACAGCAAGCACTTAGCGAACTTAACAGTGAACACCCCATCATTAGCGATCTTCCACTTCCAGCTATCTAAACCACCCCTCCAATGAAAATCGTGAATTTCCGTAAGCAGCTGGAAGAGCTCTGAGACTTCAGTAGCCGTATTCGGAATCGAGCGCCACTCCCAAGACAAAGTCTTAATGTTACCATTAACCGAAATTCTGTTGGACACTCTAACCCATTTATTTCTTTCGAGCTTGAAGAGGTTAGGAAACGCCAATCTAAGAGGTTCGTTTCTTAGCCACGGATCACCCCAGAAATTAATAGCCTCACCAAGATCACCACCGAAAAAGGAATTTAAAGTTGACCCGTTTGGAGTTTTTTTTCGCCGATTTTAACTATACGTttctgatgtgcgtgaagtgtgttatactttagatgtatatttaagccctttttacacttttagccgagttttaaatttataaaaacacgatatttactaacactaaacacacatatgggcaagtgtacccatcgtggacgtagtatagtgttggtaagataccgaggtcgtccaaggacacaagagcttttaataccggtttatcctcaacgtctaatcaaatcaaaaagtgagaaaaatgttttaaactaagaaaaataaaaactaactaaatgctgaaaaataaaataaaataaaaacagatagacaagatgaatcacttggatccgacacgtgtattagtataacctttgattattttcgcacttttacacttgtttaagagattatcttagttattgtagtaggcccctcttttgaaggcgacgttaccctcaacccagtagtttgagtcagcaaggatacaatcctaaagggtcggattattgaaagataatgaattaagttattaatgcaaattgtggtaggccccgctttcggcggtgacgttaccctcggctaagtagtctgagtcagcagggatacagtcctaaatagccgggttatagtattaatagtagttaacttatgagggggtcaaagagtttggatccccgccatccaatacctatgggcattgaaggagatcctactaaatttgacccaggtcccaagcaggacctctaaacgctgaacaagggcaagacccttaccaaaccgttcccttaacccccgaccaggtagccaacatacctccatatagaccgtggagatatgaatggtgaaaatcttttattttatatagacagtaaaataacgccaagacaccacggacaaacgataaggaaagatcaccttcaacataagtaactagttattaaagtcattaatacaaaaccaaataaaaagtgcaaaagattaaaaataaaaagtattatactaaacacttgtcttcaccaagtgatgtaagagacttaggcaaacatggccttgattgtcaagaactcttacaatcaatcttggatcccgagacgactcacacactctacgatggacaatggatgatggtggtggtgggtggtggatgaagtgtgagagaggtggtgtgccaagggatgagttggaatgaaaccaagcactcctatttataggctgaacagaaggctgggcacggccccgtgtccgctggacacgcccccgtgcccgtctgacactctctttcctcattaattgtaattcgcaattacaattaatgcgcctgctgtactttcaccacgcccccgtgcccgctcgacacggccccgtggtgggcaatggaagcttctataggtttgtcttttctgctgcttcttgggcacggctccgtgtccgctggacacggggcgtgttcagtcttctgctttctcttctttgccttggaggatgccgttgagggtccgggcagtctacttttattccttttcttgtatttatgctagaattagttgtctttttgcttcttttgtgaatttgagctcatttcatcctgaaaatacaaagaaagacaaaaacactctttttccaacattagtacttaaaaagggttagttttatgccttaattgatgtgatttatatgttgcattttacacacatcagtttcCAACACCCATTAGACGAGGCATTACACGGGAGCAAAGCCCAAGGTCTACTATTTCCATGACAACCCATTATGATTTTCTTCCATAAACCATTTTCTTCGTTTTTGAATCTCCAAGTCCATTTTAAAAGTAGCACGTCATTGACATCTTGTAACCTAGACACTCCCAAACCTCCTTTCTTTTTAGGGGTAGTAACAAGATCCCAAGAAATCCAATGTATCTTCTTCTCAACACTAGCTCCCGCCCACAAGAAGCGTCGCATAATAGACTCGATGGACTCAATGACGGCCTTTGGAGCCTTGTAAAGAGAAAGATAGTAGACGGGTAAGCTTTCTAAAACCGCTTTAATGAGGATAAGTCGACCTCCAATCGAAAGATCTTTGGCTTTCCAAGAAACAAGCCGGTTTCGAATGCCATCTAAGACCGGTTCCCAATTACAAACACGAGACATCTTGGCTCCCACTTGGATGCCAAGATAAGTAAACGGAAAACCACCTCTTCTACAACCAAGAAAACCCATCATGTTGTCCACTTCAGAATTCTCCACACCCACCCCATATATATTTGACTTATGGAGATTAATACGAAGACCGGAACAAATGTAAAAAATGCGAAGAACCCGTGCAATGCCTCGGATATTATCCCTGGACCATTCGCCCATAATTAAAGCATCATCCGCATAGAAAAGGTGTGTCAACTCCGTCTCATCACTTGAAAAATCAACCCCTTTAATAACTCTGAGGATCTTGGCTTTATCTAGGAGCCACGAGAGGGCTTCCATCACAATCAGGAAGAGAAAAGGCGACAGTGGGTCACCTTGGCGAAGCCCCTTTTCACACCTAAAGTCAAAGGTTGGCGACCCGTTCACGAGAACCGCCGTTCTAGATGAGTGACAAATACCCTTTATCCAATTGCACCAACGAGCATGAAACCCCATTTGAGACATAATATAAAGCAAGAAGCCCCAGTTGACATTGTCGTAGGCCTTCTCGAAATCTATCTTTAACAAAAACGCCTTTTTCTTCCTTTTTTTCAAACAATCGACAACTTCATTAACCATTAAGGGCCCGTCCAGGATGACCGACCCGAAAGAAAAGCGGACTGAGAATCGGAAATAATCTGACCCATTACTTTTTTAAGGCGATTAGCAAGGATTTTGGAAATCACCTTACTAATCATCCCAATCAAAGTAATAGGCCTGTAATCTCTAAGACCCAAAGGCGTTTTAGTCTTTGGAATCAGAGTGATAAAAGAAGAGCCGCACCCCGGACTGATAGCGCCTGAACCGTGAAAATCCAGCATAATATTGGCGAAGTCCTCCTCAAAGTAATTCCAAAATCTGTTGACAAATCGAAAATTAAAACCGTCTGGACCCGGTGCCTTATTAGAACCGCACTCAAACACCGCGTTTTTAATTTCTTGTCTAGAGAAAAGCCCCACCATGTCTTCACTATCCTGCCAACCAAGTCTATTAATGTCCGAACAGAGAGGGTTGGTCGATTTTTATAGCTATCTTTGAAATGATCTCGAAAAAACCGCATCACCTCTTTTTTAACCAAAGACGGTTTAGTAACCCACTCGCCATTATTCATAATACCCGGAATAGAGTTTCGCGCCTTCCTGCCATTTACCATGTTATGAAAAAATTAGAATTTTCGTCACCCAAGGCGGCCCATTTGACGCGAGATTTTTGTTTGATATCACGAGCCTTCAAAATCTCAATTTCTTCTAGAGCTTTTTTACATTCGGTCCAAATCCACATGTCCGCATCTTCCAAATCATTATTCTCCATTTGAATTTCAATGTCATCTTTCTCTTTTCTCAACCGAGTCTCCTCCTCAATTTCGTTGGCACTATAAACTTTGAACCAGTCCCTTAAACACCCTCTAAGTCTTTTTAATTTAGTGAGCAGGTTAAGATCCGCCTTTCCTTCGTTCCTCCATCCTCCCATAACAGTTTCAATAACCTGTAAACACCCTGGTCTATCCAACCAAGAGTCAAATAACCTAAACGGTTCGGGCCCAAAATTCGAGTCTTTGACAGAAAATACCAATGGAGAATGGTCCGAACAATCTCTGTTAATGGCCCGAACGCACGCATTAGGCCATTTGATAAAAACATTATCACAAACCAACACCCTGTCGATTCTACTAAACTTACACACACTTTTTCTATTAGTCATACACGTGAACTTTAACCCTTTCAAGTCATATTCACGCAACCCGGCTTCATCAATAAAGTTATTAAAATCACGAGCACATACCGGGTCAAACGCCGAATTTTTCCTTTCATCCCTATCTCTAACCGCGTTAAAATCGCCGAACACAATCCACCACCCTTGATTTCCAGACAACAAATTACTAACTTTCGACCATAACCCCCTTTTACCTTAATTAGTTTGCGGAGCATATATATTGACCATATTAAGTCGGATCGACCCGTCCAAAATAGCACCCGCCACGTGGAGAAAATTCCGATCTTTATTCACCAATTCTTTAGAAAAAACTTTTGGATCCCACAAACACATTAAACCACCCGAGTTACCATAAGCATTAACAAAATCATACTCAAAACCCATACCTCCCCAAAAATTTGAAACCAAACCAGGGGAAATATTACTAACCATCGTCTCTTGCAATCCGATAAAAGAAATCCCATGAACGTTTTTAAGGTGCTTAATCTTACCCGATTTACCACGACCCCCAATCCCACGAATATTTAAAGAAAGACAATTCATTCCTTACCTCCTTGTACGCCTTCAAGAACAATCGATTCATGAATCAACTTGTGGGAATTGAGAAGATTGACGCCTAACTTGCTACCCAAATTGATAGTAGCTTCAACTTCATTGATTGGGGCCATCGAATTGTTTCCAGAGGTTGGTCAGCGGTGACAGACCTAACCTCTCCATTGGTACCAGGATGCGAGTTAAGGTCAATACCATTTGTCACGATATGGGCTACATCTGCATCATCCAAAGCTTCTGTATCCAGGCCCAGCAACGAATCCAGCCCAAACAAATCATCATTGCACTTGGGCTTTTTACCAACCTTTGTTTTTTCAAGACTGCTAGAATATGCCGGATTGGGCCGGCCCAAATTTCCTAGCCCAGATTTCTTTTTCCTTTTATTAATCAAAGTCGAGGGGTCCACGTTATCAGTATCAGATAATAAATTATCTTCAAAGACAAACTGATTTCCAGGCACAAATTCCTCCATTCCAACGTTGACTTCCTCATTCATCTCCAAAAAAGTAGGAGCCTCATAAACATCATTAATTTGATTAGGAGTTACCAAAAAAACCTCCTCCTCCCTAATCACCGGACCAGGGCTGACGACAGTCGGCGCACTCGTCGCCGGAGCAGGTTTGTCGGTGACCGTCTCTACCAATGGATTGACTTCATCATCCTCGTTGGCATCTGTATCTTTTTCAACCTCCATGGTTTCATCCGCGTCAGACTCAGACTCCGTTTCCGACTTAGACAGTATTTTGTAAAATTCAGGAACCCAATCCCCGGTCTCTTCTGCAACCCATACCGAAAACTTTTTATCCCTCCAAACCAAAGAAACCGATTCATTGATCCTTTTTCCTTCACCCACTAGCACGCCAATGTAATCATACGAGAGATCATCATCAAAATCGGATCTAGCCGCCCAGTGAACAATCATACCAAAGGAATTACCGACCAAATCAATCACCTCGCGAGAAATCAGTTGCAAAGGAAGACCCGTAAGCTTTAGCCGAGCCAACCTTTCGAAACCGAATGCTTGACCCATCCAAACGTCTAACTTAGAGAACCTTCCAATAACCTCCCTTGCAGCCTCAAGAACAGATAACGCCGTCTTCTCATCTTCAAAAGAAATAAGAACCGATAATCCTCCTAGATATTGTACCTTACTCATGCCTGGATAAATATCATTCATGATCAAATGGACACTTTTGAGAGCATCCAGGTCGATCATACGAGCCACCAAAGCCCTACCATGCAAATCCCGAAAAGCATCGACTTCACTTTTGATCACAATAGATTTCTGATTGACCACAGACCCAGACTTGCCCGTAAGGGTGTCCGTAAAAGATCTTGATCCGTTATAAAACGTTGTAGGGTTCTATGCAGGAGGTCTTTCACCACTTTTCTGATCCAAGTTGATACTTTTACCGTGCTGTCTAGAAGCAGAAGGTTGATCCGCTCTTATTTCACCTTCCTCCAACGTAAACCTTGCAATATTTGCCTTAAGCCAACAATCACCGATACGAGTCTTGCAAATCGAACTAACCAATTCCTTACTATCTTTAACATCAAGAAACGACACGAAACCGAATCGATTGCCGGCTTTGTCTCGCTTCCTAGTGATGTAAAGATCATAAATAACACCATACGAACGGATAAAACCCGAGAGATCATTGCCGCTACACTTTTCTGGCAAGTTTGTAATAAAAACCTTAGTGAttcttgaaaggattttggccGGAATGTTAACCGGCCGGCGAGACATACTTAATCCTTATAAATTTACTTTATGTAGaatattcaagttctaacaaacctttatttatttatttattattattattattattattattattattattattattattattattagcttTGAAAAAACAGGATGTTACAACACTACCCCACTCAAAAACAAATTTCGTCTTCAAAATTATTATGTATATAATTATTAACGAAGTTATCAAATAACGAAAgaacatataaatataaacaaAAGCTATAGGTTCAAAAATAAGATTAAGGTTATTCAAACAGTGGTTATTTAATATCCTTTCATTAAGTCATTCGAAGCTCAttaatcattatcatcatcaatcatcaaagTATATAATACAGATTAATATTAATGTAAAGAGAAGCTTATATAATCTCAGCAATTTAtgatttaatttaaatttaaatcaCTAACAATTTATACATTAATTATATATCATAGATGTTTAACCACATTTATACATTAATATAtcataggggatggttcaaatgaaaaccacttttattgtgaaaactcgaaaactaactaaaaaaagcctaaaaaacacacaaaaaaattttttttttcaatttttttttataaaaatcgctagtttttatatataaaaaaaactttttttcaaaaaaaaaaaaaaaaaaatttgtgtagtgcacatgtgtaataatacacatgtgtagtacacatacatatgtgcagtattacacatgtgcactacacaaattttttttttttttttgaaaatttttttttatattaaaaaacctacgaaattttgattgcaaaaaaaaatttttttttatgtttttttggctttttttaattagttttcgagttttcacaataactagtggttttcatttgaacc
The Helianthus annuus cultivar XRQ/B chromosome 6, HanXRQr2.0-SUNRISE, whole genome shotgun sequence genome window above contains:
- the LOC110944976 gene encoding uncharacterized protein LOC110944976 yields the protein MNCLSLNIRGIGGRGKSGKIKHLKNVHGISFIGLQETMVSNISPGLVSNFWGGMGFEYDFVNAYGNSGGLMCLWDPKVFSKELVNKDRNFLHVAGWWIVFGDFNAVRDRDERKNSAFDPVCARDFNNFIDEAGLREYDLKGLKFTCMTNRKSVCKFSRIDRVLVCDNVFIKWPNACVRAINRDCSDHSPLVFSVKDSNFGPEPFRLFDSWLDRPGCLQVIETVMGGWRNEGKADLNLLTKLKRLRGCLRDWFKVYSANEIEEETRLRKEKDDIEIQMENNDLEDADMWIWTECKKALEEIEILKARDIKQKSRVKWAALGDENSNFFITW